One segment of Spiroplasma kunkelii CR2-3x DNA contains the following:
- a CDS encoding SDR family NAD(P)-dependent oxidoreductase, with the protein MSVPENCYALFEEIKQYHIVLFINNAGFGKKGLFITIPLADELKMINLNIKAVHILTKLFTQYFIEQKKGQIINISFLICFSIYFKFICCY; encoded by the coding sequence TTGTCTGTTCCCGAAAATTGTTATGCTTTATTTGAAGAAATAAAACAGTATCATATTGTTTTATTTATTAATAATGCTGGTTTTGGGAAAAAAGGTCTTTTTATAACAATTCCTTTAGCAGATGAATTAAAAATGATTAATCTAAATATTAAAGCAGTCCATATTTTAACTAAACTTTTTACGCAATATTTTATTGAGCAGAAAAAAGGGCAAATTATTAATATTTCTTTCCTTATATGCTTTAGCATATATTTTAAGTTTATCTGTTGCTATTAA
- a CDS encoding IS30 family transposase produces the protein MKDYTHVKFDERRFFKDLLSSNACKKKNGTINLSEISRQTGRDINTVKREINRFKKIEDYTAVVAHKDYYKKRKKCIKKLPEFTEEQINFIQIRFNKYHDSPRELIYRYFLKFGVKFPACVKTLYKWIRLGFYGFLKQNLRHRGKKYKTKGKVDNRGKLTNFKSIWDIENKLSNFGWFEMDTVVGKNHQSFLLVLVEQSSRKYFAIKLENHTANEVFKKFKELVKVNNLMGKIKGVITDRGREFYKWRKIEMFVETQVYFCEAGKPRQKPLIEYMNSELRHWFHRRTDFNKVSQKRLNWVINDVINEKLRPCLNWISAKEMFLQNIK, from the coding sequence ATGAAAGATTATACACATGTAAAATTTGATGAACGAAGATTTTTTAAAGATTTATTATCTTCTAATGCTTGTAAAAAGAAAAATGGAACAATTAATTTATCTGAAATATCAAGGCAAACGGGAAGAGATATTAATACTGTTAAAAGAGAAATTAATAGATTTAAAAAAATAGAAGATTATACAGCAGTTGTAGCACATAAAGATTATTATAAAAAACGAAAAAAATGTATTAAAAAACTACCTGAATTTACAGAAGAACAGATTAATTTTATTCAAATTAGATTTAATAAATATCATGATTCTCCAAGAGAATTAATTTATCGTTATTTTTTAAAATTTGGTGTTAAATTTCCTGCCTGTGTTAAAACATTGTATAAATGAATTCGTTTAGGTTTTTATGGTTTTTTAAAACAGAATTTGCGACATCGTGGTAAAAAATATAAAACAAAAGGAAAAGTTGATAATCGTGGTAAATTAACTAATTTTAAATCAATTTGAGATATTGAAAATAAACTTTCTAATTTTGGATGATTTGAAATGGATACGGTGGTTGGTAAAAATCATCAATCTTTTCTTTTAGTTTTAGTAGAACAATCAAGTAGAAAATATTTTGCAATAAAATTAGAAAATCATACTGCTAATGAGGTTTTTAAAAAGTTTAAAGAATTAGTTAAAGTAAATAATTTAATGGGTAAAATAAAAGGCGTAATAACTGATAGAGGAAGAGAATTTTATAAATGAAGAAAAATAGAAATGTTTGTTGAAACACAAGTATATTTTTGTGAAGCTGGTAAACCTCGTCAAAAACCTTTAATTGAATATATGAATAGTGAATTGAGACATTGATTTCATAGGAGAACTGATTTTAATAAAGTTAGTCAGAAACGATTAAATTGAGTAATTAATGATGTAATTAATGAAAAATTACGGCCCTGTTTAAATTGAATAAGTGCAAAAGAAATGTTTTTACAAAATATTAAATAA
- a CDS encoding PBSX family phage terminase large subunit, whose amino-acid sequence MMLNHFTYLLETPYWLLQNSSIGNKYPFAKKYELVNEINQIGTRYSGKTISNIKMFGELLKISLLIKQRICIIASMYWSKDLKDSVFQNIWNMLDENHIPYTINLSNFTFTLSNGSKIYCKGLHSPSRKEKLKAFADLNKYKLVIDWREECDQFQQKDLSDLEFAIRGYQNKITINTCNLESLKRYIVGYCNELLPFNEEIMRSKYEQIKYIEKWNMKIIIHYSSWRLNYELPQDKVNEQLRLEQLDIERARVWSWGLPGNTSGSIFARYIYIMQATDIIQPTKLLGGVDLANSTSPKGHTTAAIFWLYNLFDKKAYKVAEYTHSNATQQFKGPLEQVKDILEFYNNQLNQYFNLIQQGISINVDDSAYAIL is encoded by the coding sequence ATGATGCTTAATCATTTTACTTATTTGTTAGAAACTCCTTATTGGTTATTACAAAATAGTAGTATTGGTAATAAATATCCCTTTGCTAAAAAATATGAATTAGTTAATGAAATTAATCAAATTGGAACACGATATAGTGGTAAGACTATTTCAAATATTAAAATGTTTGGTGAATTATTAAAAATTAGTTTATTAATTAAACAACGAATTTGTATCATTGCTAGCATGTATTGGAGTAAAGATTTAAAAGATAGTGTATTTCAAAATATATGAAATATGTTAGATGAAAATCATATTCCTTATACTATTAATTTATCAAATTTTACTTTTACTTTATCAAATGGTAGCAAAATATATTGTAAAGGTTTACATTCACCAAGTCGAAAAGAAAAATTAAAAGCTTTTGCTGATTTGAATAAATATAAATTAGTTATTGATTGAAGAGAAGAATGTGACCAATTTCAACAAAAAGATTTAAGTGATTTAGAATTTGCTATTCGTGGTTATCAAAATAAAATAACAATTAATACTTGTAATCTTGAAAGTTTAAAAAGATATATTGTTGGTTATTGTAATGAATTATTACCTTTTAATGAAGAAATAATGCGTAGTAAATATGAACAAATTAAATACATCGAAAAATGAAATATGAAGATTATTATTCATTATTCTAGTTGAAGACTTAATTATGAATTACCACAAGATAAAGTTAATGAACAATTAAGATTAGAACAATTAGATATTGAAAGAGCAAGAGTATGAAGTTGAGGTTTACCAGGTAATACTAGTGGTTCAATTTTTGCAAGATATATTTATATTATGCAAGCAACAGATATTATTCAACCAACAAAATTATTGGGTGGAGTTGACTTAGCAAACTCTACTAGTCCAAAAGGACATACAACAGCAGCTATTTTTTGACTATATAATTTATTTGATAAAAAAGCATATAAAGTCGCAGAATATACTCATTCAAATGCTACACAACAATTTAAAGGACCATTAGAACAAGTAAAAGATATTTTAGAGTTTTATAATAATCAATTAAATCAATATTTTAATTTAATACAACAAGGTATATCAATTAATGTTGATGATAGTGCTTATGCAATATTATAA